A segment of the Asinibacterium sp. OR53 genome:
TTACGGATTGACAAACCATCAAGAGAGGCCTGTGAAGAAATATTAAAAGATACATTAACTGCTTTTTCGGAAAAATGGACGGAGGTGAAAAAATTAATTTCCGACTCCAAATTTCAAAAAGTAATTGATGAGGCTGAAGGTTTGGATGGCAGGCAAATTAGGAAAGCCGTTATTGGGGCGTTAACCCTAAGTATTGATACGGTTTTAAATCCGGCATTGCTAACCAATCAAATGTTATTAAAGTCTTTGAAACAAGCCAAAACTGTAAAAATATGAGTGTAGTAGCAAGAAGATTTTCCTCAAGTCCGGCAAGAATACCATCTGCAACCTGGGAAGCAATAGTGAATGTAATTACTGTTGATTCTGATGATGCCAAAACCCAGCTTAACAGTATTGCTGGAATAGTATCTTCCCTTATTGCAGACGAAACACCGCTAAAAGATGCAATCACTATAATCGGCAATGGCCCAAGGGTTAGGCTTTATTGTCTTTACGGCGATGATGCAATAAGTGACGAATCAAATGAAAGCTCCTTATCATTTAATCCATTTCATGGCGAATGGGAAATTTATTTTCCCGTACATGAGGCAGATTTGAATTGGGTAACCAAGGCTCTAAAAGAAAAAAACAGCCGGTTTAAAACTTATAAAACCGGGGATAAAATTGAAGATGAAAGAAATGACGAAGATAAAAAATCAAATTTCACACAATTAACAATAAACGCAGATAAATTTAAATAGAATGGCAAGTTCAGTTACCGTATATACTTATACACACAGCGTTACTTATGTAACACAAAAAATGCTTAGTTCAATTAAACAAATTATTTTGGATATTGGATTAGACCCTGCAAAGTTTGCAAGTGATTTTAATATCTATGATGTTGGCGTAAGAACCTGGCTTGAATCAAAACATTTGAAACAGGCCGTATTAGAAGTGGCCAGTTCTTCTGGCTCATTAGTTACCAGATGTGATTTTACAATTGATTATTGCTACTCAAGTGGCGAAGGCTCAATGTGGGTTGATACAGATGCGATAAAGTTTGCCATTAAGAAACTTGGAGTTATTCCAAGCACCTGCACTTACAGGGTAATTCTTAGTGTGTCTGCAGGTGCACCGCATGTTGATGGATGGAGTGATTGTAATTTTTTATCAACAGACGGTTTTGTTAAACAAAATTTAGGAACAACTATTGGCACAAATTCAATCGGTACACAAGCCGGTTATTGGAGGAAAGCATCATGATAACAACAAGTGAAGCATTTAAGAAATTCAAATCACGCCTTGAATTAAGAGAGGCAGAGCAAAAGGATGCAAGCAGGTTACAGAAAGAAATCCGTGAGCACATCGGGAATAATTTTAGCATTAAAAACGATTTTCTTACCGGCTCCTATGGGCGGCATACGAAAACAAGGCCTTTAAAGGATGTAGATATTTTCTTTGTACTTGATAAAGAGAAAGAAAAGAAATACCTGACTGACCCATTATTGGTTCTATCAGATTTTAAAAAATGTCTTGCGAAAAAATATGGTGAATCAAAAGTTTCAATAGGCAGAAGGTCTGTCGGTATTGATATTGCATTAGGCACAACAGAAGAAGATAAAGTATTAAGTATTGATGCCGTACCCGCTTTTGAAGTAAGTAATTACTATCAAATTTCTGATAATGTTTTGTGCGATTGGATTAAAACCGACCCTCAAATACATGCTGAAAAAGCAACAGAGGCAAATAAGGCTTTTGACGGCGAATGGAAACCGATGGTGAAAATGATTAAAAAGTGGAATGAAACGCAAGGTAAACCAATCAAGCCCTCTTTTTTAATAGAAGTAATGGCTATGCAAATTTTATATCCTCCATTCTCTGGGGGCTATGTATATGAACTGAAAAGTTTTTTTGCTACGGCGTTTGACAGAATTGGTGAAACGTGGAATGACCCGGCAGGCTTAGGTTCTCCTGTTTCTGACCAGATGGATGCATCAAAAATTACCACAGCAAGACAGAAGTTATCTGAAGTTGGAAAGTTTATTGACCAGGCAGTATTGTTGGAGAAACAAGGCAACCAGGGCGGCGCTCTTCGTATCTGGCGGGATAACATTTTTGGTGATATGTTTCCACTCTCATAAAAAAAGCTAATGGCAACTGAAAATAAAAAGAAATCAAAACCCATATTTTCTCTCTTGTCTCCACAAGCAACTGGAGGCATCATCGGGGGTGATGGGTATTCTTATCAGGATAGATATATTGTTTGCAATATCCCCAAGTGGATTTCGGACCCATCTTTTGTGAAGTTAATGCCCGAAGGAACCGGTGATGTTGATGTCGTTTTTTTAGGTAATAGGAAACATTTTTATGACCATATCCAGGTAAAAAACCATTTGGTTACAAACGCTGAATTTGCAGGGGTAATCAAAACGTTTCACCAAATTAGTATTGGCATCAAAAAAACTTACCGCAACTTTTACTTAGCCTGCCCAAATGTAAGTGCGGATATTAAGTCACTGTATAAAAAAATTGATAGGTATACCGAAGCTAAAAAACTTTATACTGGTTCAGCTCTCAAAGCCCTAAAGTCAACCGAAAAAGAGTTAAAGGTGGGCTTTGCAAAATTGAAACTACAAAAATATTATTCGTATATACTTAATCATGTCAAGCTTGATATTGGTAAATATGATTTTGGGGACAATACAACCTGTAAACATCAGTTTGTAAGCTACCTGATTCAACATCCAAAATATCAAAAGAAGGTTTTTTCAATATTGAGCAATGCTTACTCTCATCTTATCGAGCAAATTTTCTCAAACAGAAGTAAGGTATTTACTCACCAACAATTACACAAAATAATTGGCGATGCTATTACTGGCAGAAGAGTGGGTTTTAAATCGAATGTAATCCATATTCATAATTGGGAGAAAGGACTGTATGAACCCAAAGCTAATGTTACTATTGACTGGGTACAATATTTTGATAGACCAACTAAGAAAGTACCTGATTCAAAACTTTGGAATGAAACTCTCATTCCTGAATTAGTTACTCTTAAGAATAAATTAGCTGCAAAAACAGCAAGCCGCCATATTACTTTCAGGGGCAAATGTGCTTTATCTACCGGTATATCACTCGGTATGATATTCCCCGAAATTGGTAATTGGACTTTTGAATTACTGCAACCTCCGCAAACAGAATCCTGGAGGTCGGATGCCGAAAGAAAAATATCATATAAACCGATTTATACAGAAATAAATCCAACCACAGTAGGAATAAAATCAAACGGTGATGAATTAGCTGTAGTATTCAATATTACCGGTAAGGCATTAACAGATGTTGCCGACTTCTTCAAAAGTACCGGTACGCCGCTAAAAAAAATCATTTCTTTACAGCCAGAATCAACACCTGGCAACTTCTCAATTAAAAATGATTCAGAAGCTGTAGCTTTGGCAAGTGCGTCAAAAGATATTATCAAGAGCATGATTAATAAGTATAAATCAAAGAAGACTCACCTATTTTACTTTGGTCCATTTGGGTTGGCTGTTTTTTTAGGTCAAAAGCTTACATCGGTTGGCGCTATTCAGTTATATGAGTTTCAAGACCCAGGATATAACCCTTCTTGTTTATTAAAATCCTGATTTATGCACACCATTCAACAAAAGCTATTAAGGCTTGCTGATACGTACAATATCGGCAATATGTCATTAAGGGATGTCGCTAAGATTATTGATGTACCTCATCCGCAAATTGTTAAACATCATTTAGAGCAATTAGAAAGAAGAGGATTAATAGAATGGGACAGGGAAAATAAAACAATAAGCAAAAAATCCGCCGGTATATCCTCTAACTCGGATTTTAATATAGTCCCGGTCTTAGGGGCTGCAAATTGTGGACATGCCGATATTTATGCTGATGAAAGAATTGAAGGGCATATCAAAGTATCCAGCTTTCTTTTGAAAAACAGAAAATCAGTTTTTGCAATAAAAGCAGTGGGCGCTTCAATGAATCAAGCTAATATTAATGGAAGAAATATTGAGGATGGAGACTATGTAATCATAGATGCCACAGATAAAAATGTCACAAGCAATGACTATGTACTTTCTGTAATTGATGAAATGGCTAACATAAAGAAAATCATCATAGACCATCAGAATAGCCAAGTATGTTTAGTTTCAGAGTCGTCGCATCAATATCCTCCAATTTATATTCATGAGTCAGAGGCTTCGAAATATTTTGTTAGTGGCAAAGTAATTCAAGTAATAAAGCAAGCAAATATTTAGTTTTAGTGGCTACCAAATTTATTGGTTTACTTTACTATTCCAACAATTTCCCCAACGCATCCGTATCAGGCAATATTCCTTTCATTTGTATCGGTGTTTGTTTACTGGTTTTATAAGTAGCCACACCCATAGCCTTATCAAAACTCTTAATGGCAAACTCAACTACGGTATTATTTTTCTCTTTGCAAAGTACAATGCCAATGCTGCTGTTTTCCTGTTGCAGTTTTACTTTTTCATCCAGCACATTCAGATAAAAATTAAGCTGCCCGGCATCAGCAGGTTTAAATTTTCCTTTCTTCAGTTCAAAAGCCACCAGGCATTGCAGATGGCGGTTAAAAAAGAGCAGGTCAATAAAAAATTCATCCCCATCCACTTCAAGCCGGTATTGGTTGCCAATAAAACAAAAACCTTTACCCATTTGCAAAATAAAATTGCGGATGTTTAAAACTACCTGTTGTTCAATATGGCGTTCATCGTCCAGTTCATCGCCGACAATAAAATCCAGCAAGTATTCATCTTTAAACATCTTAACTGCAGAAGGCGTTATAGTCTCTGGCAAAGTGCCGTTAAAATTATTGGGCAATTTACCCTCTTTTCCAAACAGGTTATTTTCAATATGGTGTTCCAGCACCGTCAGCGACCAGAAATTAGCTGTTGCAGACTGGATATAGAAAATCCGGGCTTCCCAGGCCTTTATTTTAGTGATAATGGCAAAATGATGGGAGAAGCTGATACCCGTAAAAGCCCCGTAAAAAGCCTCATTTTCAATTAGGTTCGACAGTGTCGAACTAATTGAAAAACCCTCCTCCCCAATTTGGTTCGACGGCGTCGAACCAATTACCAGGTGGGGAGCATAAGCCTCCGCAAACAGCCTTATTTTCTTGAGGTTTCCCGGCGAAAAGCCCTTTAGTCCGGGTAGTTCTTTTTGCAGGTCTGCAGAAATCTGGTCAAGGACTTTGGCACCCCATTTCTGGGCCTTTATCTTTTCAGAAATCATCAGCCCTGTTTGTAAGTAAAGCATCAGTTGCTCCCGGTTGGCAAGCCTGGCAGCCACGTAGCGGCTTTGGACTATTTGTTGCTTAATGGACAAGATAAAGTCCTTGTAATTTTTGTCAATTTTCACGTTTTTTAATTTTGTCGTTATTAAACCGCTTAAAATCAAGCAATAAAAAAGACCTGCAGAATTCTTATGCAATCATAAGATTCGCAAGTCTTGTCAAATCAGGTATAAAGTGGTTCGAGAATTGTACAGTTGGGTGCACCAACTAAAGTAGGGAAGACCCCGTATTTACTCGAAATACGGGGTTTTTTCATACCCTGATTATTTTTCCATCTTCCATTTGTATAATATGTTGGGTTTTTTCGGCAAAAGCTGGATCATGGGTTACTACCAGTAAAGTCTGACCGAAGTCTTTTGCCAGACGCTGGAAAATATCAAACACTACGTCGGTATTTTTTTTATCCAGGTTACCAGTTGGTTCATCGCCCATGATGATGTGCGGATCATTGATCAGGGCGCGTGCAATGGCTACTCTTTGTTTTTCTCCACCAGAAATCTGGGTAGGGTTTTTATAGGCCAATTTCTCAATATCAAGCATCTTCAACCTTTCCATTGCCCTTTCTTCAACAACCTTCTCCGGATATTTATTCATCTTCAGTCCGGGTAGCATAACATTCCGCAATACGTCAAATTCATTGATCAGGTAATGGAATTGGAAAACAAAACCGATCTTTTCATTCCTGATCCTGGCCAGTTGTTTTTCTTTTTTGCCAGTGATCATTTCATTATCAATCAACAATTGTCCTTCATAATCGGTATCCATGGTAGAAAGTACATACAATAATGTTGATTTGCCACAACCCGATTTTCCCATTACAGATATAAACTCGCCTTTTTTGATAGAAAAAGAAATGTCATTCAGCACCCGGAATGATGTGGTGTCGTGAAAGCTTTTGCTGATATGCTTTGCCTCAAGAATGGTATTGTTCATTTTATTTTCCACGAATGATGATGACCGGATCCACTTTGCTTGCTTTTCGGGCAGGAAGGAGGCCGGCCAGGTAAGTTGTAATTAATGAAAAAAATATTCCTATGAAATCGAATGCAGGGTCAGGATTGATTGGAAAGGTTTTGATGGTTGGTAATGCAGATGTGTTGAATGGGATGAGATGAATGATTGTTGCCAGGATATGTCCGAAAACCAATCCCAGTATACCTCCAAATGTTCCAATACTCAATGCAATGATCAGAAAAACTTTGTTCACGTCTCTGCCAGAAAACCCGGTTGCTTTTAGAATCGCAATGGCATCCATTTTTTCATAGATCATCATATTGAGGATGTTATAAATGCCAAATCCCGCAACAATCAACAAAGTGATACCTACTGAATAAGAAATGATGGAACGTACATTACTTCCCGTTTGAAACTGGGCATTCGCCGTCTGGATATCTTCCGTATCTACACGGAACAGCCTGGCAAACTCCTTTGCAACAGCAGGTGCGTCATCCATGTTTTTCAGATTGACCTGGATATCGGTAATATAGTTATTGGGTTTGCCAAGTAGTTTTTGTGCAGAGTTAATCGAAACATAGCTTTGCGTTTTATCAAAATCGTTAATCCCTGACTGAAAAAATCCAATTACTTTGAGCGTGTACCTGTCGCCTGTAGAAGTAGTAAGCTGCACTACATCTCCTATATTGGCCAGCAATTTCTCTGCCAGGGCTTTGCCCAGGATTACACTGTTAGAGACGGTTTTTAAGTCGCTGGCGTTACCTGCTACGATATAGTCGGTAAAATGGTAAATTTTACTTTCAGCATCTACGTCGATCCCATTGATTACACTTGTGATATCTACATTGCCATCATTATAAAGCCCCTGCGCCGTTATCCTTGGTGCAAAACCAAGAACCCGGTTGTCTTTATTGATCGCTTCCATAATAGGTCCGCTGTTATATATTTCTAATCTCCCTCCGCTGGATTTGATAGAGCTGATGAAATTATAACTGTTCCTGAATGCAGGCGATAGGTTGACAGGCTGGTTAGGATTGGGTTTGATCTCATTAAATAAACGCACATGAGGTGTTCTGTTCAATATCAGTCCGTCGAGCAGTTTGTTCAGTCCAGTCATGAAACTAAGCAAGGCAACGAACATCATAATACCGAATGTAACACCAATAGCTGCTACCAGTGTTTGTTTCCACCTGGCAAGCAACAATGACCGGGCAATATTGACTAATAGTTTATAAT
Coding sequences within it:
- a CDS encoding CBASS oligonucleotide cyclase codes for the protein MEESIMITTSEAFKKFKSRLELREAEQKDASRLQKEIREHIGNNFSIKNDFLTGSYGRHTKTRPLKDVDIFFVLDKEKEKKYLTDPLLVLSDFKKCLAKKYGESKVSIGRRSVGIDIALGTTEEDKVLSIDAVPAFEVSNYYQISDNVLCDWIKTDPQIHAEKATEANKAFDGEWKPMVKMIKKWNETQGKPIKPSFLIEVMAMQILYPPFSGGYVYELKSFFATAFDRIGETWNDPAGLGSPVSDQMDASKITTARQKLSEVGKFIDQAVLLEKQGNQGGALRIWRDNIFGDMFPLS
- a CDS encoding SAVED domain-containing protein is translated as MATENKKKSKPIFSLLSPQATGGIIGGDGYSYQDRYIVCNIPKWISDPSFVKLMPEGTGDVDVVFLGNRKHFYDHIQVKNHLVTNAEFAGVIKTFHQISIGIKKTYRNFYLACPNVSADIKSLYKKIDRYTEAKKLYTGSALKALKSTEKELKVGFAKLKLQKYYSYILNHVKLDIGKYDFGDNTTCKHQFVSYLIQHPKYQKKVFSILSNAYSHLIEQIFSNRSKVFTHQQLHKIIGDAITGRRVGFKSNVIHIHNWEKGLYEPKANVTIDWVQYFDRPTKKVPDSKLWNETLIPELVTLKNKLAAKTASRHITFRGKCALSTGISLGMIFPEIGNWTFELLQPPQTESWRSDAERKISYKPIYTEINPTTVGIKSNGDELAVVFNITGKALTDVADFFKSTGTPLKKIISLQPESTPGNFSIKNDSEAVALASASKDIIKSMINKYKSKKTHLFYFGPFGLAVFLGQKLTSVGAIQLYEFQDPGYNPSCLLKS
- a CDS encoding LexA family transcriptional regulator; protein product: MHTIQQKLLRLADTYNIGNMSLRDVAKIIDVPHPQIVKHHLEQLERRGLIEWDRENKTISKKSAGISSNSDFNIVPVLGAANCGHADIYADERIEGHIKVSSFLLKNRKSVFAIKAVGASMNQANINGRNIEDGDYVIIDATDKNVTSNDYVLSVIDEMANIKKIIIDHQNSQVCLVSESSHQYPPIYIHESEASKYFVSGKVIQVIKQANI
- a CDS encoding YhcG family protein; its protein translation is MKIDKNYKDFILSIKQQIVQSRYVAARLANREQLMLYLQTGLMISEKIKAQKWGAKVLDQISADLQKELPGLKGFSPGNLKKIRLFAEAYAPHLVIGSTPSNQIGEEGFSISSTLSNLIENEAFYGAFTGISFSHHFAIITKIKAWEARIFYIQSATANFWSLTVLEHHIENNLFGKEGKLPNNFNGTLPETITPSAVKMFKDEYLLDFIVGDELDDERHIEQQVVLNIRNFILQMGKGFCFIGNQYRLEVDGDEFFIDLLFFNRHLQCLVAFELKKGKFKPADAGQLNFYLNVLDEKVKLQQENSSIGIVLCKEKNNTVVEFAIKSFDKAMGVATYKTSKQTPIQMKGILPDTDALGKLLE
- a CDS encoding ABC transporter ATP-binding protein, encoding MENKMNNTILEAKHISKSFHDTTSFRVLNDISFSIKKGEFISVMGKSGCGKSTLLYVLSTMDTDYEGQLLIDNEMITGKKEKQLARIRNEKIGFVFQFHYLINEFDVLRNVMLPGLKMNKYPEKVVEERAMERLKMLDIEKLAYKNPTQISGGEKQRVAIARALINDPHIIMGDEPTGNLDKKNTDVVFDIFQRLAKDFGQTLLVVTHDPAFAEKTQHIIQMEDGKIIRV
- a CDS encoding ABC transporter permease yields the protein MNYKLLVNIARSLLLARWKQTLVAAIGVTFGIMMFVALLSFMTGLNKLLDGLILNRTPHVRLFNEIKPNPNQPVNLSPAFRNSYNFISSIKSSGGRLEIYNSGPIMEAINKDNRVLGFAPRITAQGLYNDGNVDITSVINGIDVDAESKIYHFTDYIVAGNASDLKTVSNSVILGKALAEKLLANIGDVVQLTTSTGDRYTLKVIGFFQSGINDFDKTQSYVSINSAQKLLGKPNNYITDIQVNLKNMDDAPAVAKEFARLFRVDTEDIQTANAQFQTGSNVRSIISYSVGITLLIVAGFGIYNILNMMIYEKMDAIAILKATGFSGRDVNKVFLIIALSIGTFGGILGLVFGHILATIIHLIPFNTSALPTIKTFPINPDPAFDFIGIFFSLITTYLAGLLPARKASKVDPVIIIRGK